The window CCATAATGAGTTTTATGGAGTAAATGAGCTTTCTCTATTATATCATCCATGTTTGAACCACTTCCAACTATTTTTTGTGCTTTCTCGAAGCATGCTCCATATTTTTGAGCCCTTTCGTTGATTCGTTGCCATCTTTTTCTTATAGCCACAGTGCCTCTTATGATAAGACCAGGATCGCTTTCTTCACAATACTGATGAATCCGTTCCCAGAACGTGTCACCCTTCTGATCAGTACCAACTAGTGGATCAATTGACACATTTAACCAAGCACTGATTAAAAGCTTATCTTCTTCCCATTTCCATTGAACATTATTATCTCGTATATCTTGTATCTCTTCAACTTCAATGTTGTTCTCATTTAAATCTATGACATCTCTACTATCAAAAGTAGAAAATTGTGAAAGTGGAGATTCTTGAACATTTGTTGGCGTCGGATCGTTTCCATATTGCGGAATTGATGTTGAAAAATTTTGGCCATATGGAAAAGGATACATTTGTGAATTTTGAGTAAATGGAAATAAATTATTCGAAAATGGAAATGAATTGTTGGGTCGATTACGTTGATCTGAAAATTGAGTATTTTCCATATTAGCATTTTGGACAAATGGAAAATATGGATTTGGATATTGAAatggaaaatttaaatttggagCTTGAGGATTGGGGTATGAATATTGTGAATTTGGAGGCTGAAAATTATTAGGATTCATGATTTTGGAATAGAATAATTTTTGAGAGAAAAAAATCTAAAGAGATGAAgtatgaaatgagtaaaaatgaattaatatttataggcTAAAAATTGTAACGGATATAAATATAACCGTTGTAAAATTAAcggatatattttttttgattagaATGGCAGCTACATTTATACACAAAAGCAACACAAGATAATTCAATTGCTGCtacttttttgattttgaaaaacgTGCACTGCAGTTGGGCTGTGGCCGGGGTGGTGGGCACCTgcccttttctttttccttctgatgtgctcaaaaaaagattttgaaattaatcgcaagtgcacgatcccgttttagtaatataagattcgttccaaggactaaatttattttcgcgaaaacttaaCTTTTAACTTAATCGAATTAGACCATTTTGATTTTGAGAAGAATTTGACTTACCtaaaatctaatttaaaatctaaattatattatgataattaaaaaCAGATTATTAAAACCTaagatttaattatattaactgaAACGGTGACTAACAAATAAGATTACATATCAAGTAAACAAATAGATaatattcgaataaaaaaaaacaaaaacaaaaaaaacaaaaccaagACGGGGCGCTCGGGGAGAAACAGAAACGGAGGTCGCGTGTTCACACTGCCGAGCCAGAAGCCAAAAACTGAAAAACAAACACGTAAACTATTATTAACTGACTGTCCGGTGCCGCAAACAAAACCACTTGCAATGGAGCTTCGCCGGATTCTATGgaggtgcccggaatagcttaaatctcgccggaaaattaatttcaccggaaaatctagccattccaaatataacaaatcaaaccccactaacctctaaaccaaatctaacaccaaattctacactaaatagtctttaaactacccatttcttgatcaaaacaagattcaaaccaaaccaaaacaactccaaattacaccaaatttcaaatctagcctaaacataatattttcaacataaacccactaacctcaattcaaaatcataaactaaaatttacaccaaaaagccccaaaatcaagaacaaagagaaacaccaaagcataccaaactaactccaaatcacacaaaacttcaaaactagcttatctaacaagtctctaacaaaaccccatcaaactacaagctaaaatcaaaatctagaatactaaaccattgaacccactaataatattgagaattaaaaggggctcaatttaaatactaaaaaatgcaagcttaaaacatataattaggctccttccaatctacaaacaaatttgaaccttttgtagttagaggaagatttcatagccaaagtaaacataaagaacaagaatgtaagaacaaaagataaaactttgcattaaaatattaaagtgtttacaaaatgagaagagagcatacaaattaaaactagatctagactataaaagagaggctactaaaaagagaaaatcctaggttttttgaaacatgatgggaagatgtgtatttatagggggaaattagggttgagggggggtgtaggtgtcccatctagatgcttccttgagaatattcccctatgatccttttcttcccatcttttctcctttttgctttattcttttatttcttcaagcttttgcaattttcctaaaaaaaagacaaataaacaaataaataagtgagaacaagcaataatta of the Daucus carota subsp. sativus chromosome 4, DH1 v3.0, whole genome shotgun sequence genome contains:
- the LOC135152294 gene encoding glutathione S-transferase T3-like, yielding MYPFPYGQNFSTSIPQYGNDPTPTNVQESPLSQFSTFDSRDVIDLNENNIEVEEIQDIRDNNVQWKWEEDKLLISAWLNVSIDPLVGTDQKGDTFWERIHQYCEESDPGLIIRGTVAIRKRWQRINERAQKYGACFEKAQKIVGSGSNMDDIIEKAHLLHKTHYGKKCNFDKHWSELRRQPKWRAPTTNSGSTKRTKLSDSGAYSSSANNETPDDNNIVESPVRPKGTKATKRKGKGKKKVIDVDAERYEEMTSVQCRKLSLLEEFNKNHVKEMNLKIIMADTSIMTEAQREVHAKLVEEIRRGN